In the genome of Triticum urartu cultivar G1812 chromosome 5, Tu2.1, whole genome shotgun sequence, one region contains:
- the LOC125509112 gene encoding sulfite exporter TauE/SafE family protein 3, translating into MGRRMRQAIAALGVACAAAFAVAVAAADRGLSLPSDRAVVAAPEEISLLNKIANFMWQTDRNSYQHVWPPMEFGWKMVLGSLIGFFGASFGSVGGVGGGGIFVPMLTLIIGFDPKSSTAISKCMITGAAISTVYYNLKLKHPTLDMPVIDYDLALLIQPMLMLGISIGVIFNVIFPDWLVTVLLIILFLGTSTKAFLKGVETWKKETIIKREAEKRLEQTSEEPEYAPLSTGPGAAADVKPHSDEAPSLMKNIYWKEFGLLTFVWLAFLAIQITKNYAPTCSTWYWVLNFLQIPVSVGVTMYEALGLMNGKRVLSSKGNEQTTLKFHQLCIYCFFGVTAGLVGGLLGLGGGFIMGPLFLELGIPPQVSSATATFAMMFSASMSVVEYYLLNRFPVPYAAYFVAVAFVAAIIGQHVVRRLISWLGRASLIIFILAFMIFISAISLGGVGISNMIHKMEQHEYMGFENLCKYDA; encoded by the exons ATGGGGAGGAGGATGCGGCAAGCCATTGCCGCGCTGGGCGTCGCGTGCGCGGCCgccttcgccgtcgccgtcgccgccgctgaCCGTGGGCTCTCGCTGCCCAGCGACCGCGCCGTGGTGGCGGCGCCGGAGGAGATCAGCCTCCTCAACAAGATTGCCAATTTCATGTGGCAGACCGACAGGAACTCGTACCAGCATGTTTGGCCG CCGATGGAATTCGGATGGAAAATGGTGCTGGGGTCGCTGATCGGATTCTTTGGCGCGTCATTTGGGAGCGTCGGGGGCGTTGGTGGCGGCGGGATCTTTGTGCCGATGTTGACATTGATCATCGGTTTCGATCCAAAGTCTTCAACTGCCATATCCAAGT GTATGATCACTGGTGCAGCTATCTCAACTGTGTACTACAATCTCAAGCTGAAACATCCGACTTTGGACATGCCGGTGATCGACTATGACCTAGCACTGCTCATCCAGCCTATGCTAATGCTCGGGATTAGCATCGGTGTTATTTTCAATGTTATATTCCCTGACTGGCTGGTCACAGTTCTCTTGATAATCCTTTTCCTAG GCACATCAACTAAAGCTTTCCTGAAGGGTGTTGAGACATGGAAAAAGGAGACAATAATCAAAAGG GAAGCTGAGAAACGATTGGAGCAAACCA GCGAGGAACCAGAGTATGCACCACTCTCTACAGGACCAGGTGCCGCAGCTGATGTCAAACCCCATTCAGATGAAGCG CCATCACTTATGAAGAACATTTACTGGAAGGAGTTTGGTCTTCTCACATTCGTGTGGCTAGCATTCCTTGCTATTCAGATAACAAAG AATTATGCTCCTACTTGCTCCACGTGGTACTGGGTCTTGAACTTTCTCCAG ATCCCGGTCTCTGTAGGAGTGACTATGTACGAAGCACTGGGTCTGATGAACGGGAAGAGGGTGCTATCATCAAAGGGAAATGAGCAAACTACCCTGAAATTTCATCAGCTCTGCATATACTGCTTCTTCGGTGTCACTGCAGGGCTCGTCGGCGGTCTGCTAGGTTTGGGAGGTGGTTTCATCATGGGACCACTGTTTTTGGAGCTCGGCATCCCTCCCCAG GTTTCAAGTGCTACCGCCACGTTTGCAATGATGTTCTCTGCTTCTATGTCTGTCGTGGAATACTACCTCTTGAACCGGTTTCCAGTTCCTTATG CTGCTTACTTTGTTGCTGTGGCGTTCGTTGCTGCCATTATTGGGCAGCATGTAGTCAGGAGGTTGATCAGTTGGTTAGGGCGGGCATCACTCATCATCTTCATACTGGCTTTCATGATCTTCATCAGCGCAATTTCTCTTG GTGGGGTCGGTATCTCCAACATGATTCACAAGATGGAGCAACATGAGTACATGGGGTTTGAGAACCTCTGCAAATATGATGCATAG